The following are from one region of the Planctomonas sp. JC2975 genome:
- a CDS encoding PH domain-containing protein: MSQRLDVAALDDTTQWRRVSPKYVWVVIVGSLISGLIAAAVVVFAWLVLQWWWAWIALIVIVVIAIVQLIIAPRRARAIGYVLRDDDLVIRRGIMFQRFVAVPYGRMQLLDIERGPVDRMLGLAELRFVTAAASSRVSIPGLVEADAAWLRDRLVELAEARRTGL; encoded by the coding sequence GTGTCACAACGGCTGGATGTCGCGGCGCTCGACGACACGACGCAGTGGCGACGGGTCTCGCCCAAGTACGTGTGGGTCGTGATCGTCGGGTCGCTGATCAGCGGGCTGATCGCGGCCGCAGTCGTCGTGTTCGCGTGGCTCGTGCTCCAGTGGTGGTGGGCCTGGATCGCGCTCATCGTCATCGTGGTCATCGCCATCGTGCAGCTCATCATCGCGCCGCGTCGTGCCCGCGCCATCGGCTACGTCCTGCGCGACGACGACCTCGTGATCCGCCGCGGCATCATGTTCCAGCGGTTCGTGGCCGTGCCATACGGCCGCATGCAATTGCTCGACATCGAGCGCGGGCCCGTCGATCGCATGCTGGGGCTGGCCGAGCTGCGATTCGTGACGGCGGCGGCATCCAGTCGGGTCTCCATCCCCGGCCTCGTCGAAGCGGATGCCGCGTGGCTGCGAGATCGCCTCGTCGAGCTCGCTGAGGCGCGCAGGACGGGTCTGTGA
- a CDS encoding thioesterase family protein — MTDTAASEPVDATVRRRFSEASAVTRLDETRFAAEIDAGWGIGGKPNGGYLTAILARAATEAASSVTDHPHPVAVSAHFCSSPDAGGAEIETQVLQSGRTITRVRSVLRQEGKLCVDVVATLGHLHPSARTTALATDEPNGDHGSRDASWAGGVPERDDRDAAEYLAFRPPRGTFPRGIPDLLDFRMSPESLRSLTGSPSGRGELRSRLALPDDEPFDPISLQFALDAMPPATLDIGPLTGWVPTLQFTTYVRALPAPGPIQLLHRAHLVADGLVDETCYAWDSTGAPVAHSTQLAVIARR; from the coding sequence ATGACCGACACAGCTGCGTCCGAGCCTGTAGACGCGACGGTACGCCGGCGCTTCTCCGAAGCGAGTGCCGTCACCCGGCTCGACGAAACGCGTTTCGCGGCAGAGATCGATGCCGGCTGGGGCATCGGCGGCAAGCCGAACGGCGGATACCTCACCGCGATCCTCGCGCGCGCCGCCACCGAGGCTGCTTCGAGCGTCACCGATCATCCGCACCCGGTGGCCGTGTCTGCGCACTTCTGCAGCTCTCCGGATGCCGGTGGCGCCGAGATCGAGACGCAGGTGCTGCAGTCGGGCCGCACGATCACGCGCGTGCGCTCGGTGCTCCGCCAGGAGGGCAAGCTGTGCGTGGATGTGGTCGCCACGCTCGGGCACCTGCATCCGTCTGCACGGACGACGGCACTGGCGACCGACGAGCCGAACGGCGATCACGGATCGCGCGACGCCTCATGGGCGGGTGGCGTTCCCGAGCGCGACGATCGCGACGCAGCCGAGTACCTCGCGTTCCGGCCGCCGCGCGGCACGTTTCCCCGCGGCATCCCCGACCTGCTGGACTTCAGGATGTCACCGGAGTCGCTGCGCTCCCTCACCGGGTCACCGAGCGGTCGCGGCGAGCTGCGATCGCGGCTGGCGCTTCCGGATGACGAGCCCTTCGACCCGATCTCGCTCCAGTTCGCCCTCGACGCGATGCCGCCCGCGACGCTCGACATCGGACCTCTGACCGGCTGGGTGCCGACGCTCCAGTTCACGACCTATGTTCGTGCACTCCCCGCGCCGGGCCCCATCCAATTGCTGCACCGGGCGCACCTCGTGGCCGACGGGCTTGTCGACGAGACCTGCTACGCCTGGGACTCGACAGGCGCTCCCGTCGCGCACAGCACGCAGCTCGCGGTCATCGCGCGACGCTGA
- a CDS encoding response regulator transcription factor, with protein sequence MLRLLLADDQALVRGALATMLSLEPDIEVVAEVGRGDEVVPAALESRPDVALLDVEMPGGDGITAAAELRERMPGIRVLMVTTFGRPGYLRRAMRAGVAGFVVKDTPAKRLAAIVRDVADGIRVIDPELAAESLVAGESPLSEREADVLRAAQSGGTIADVAGQLHLSEGTVRNYLSSAIGKTDARTRAEAVRIALDNGWL encoded by the coding sequence ATCCTGCGACTGTTGCTCGCCGACGATCAAGCCCTCGTGCGCGGCGCTCTGGCCACGATGCTGTCACTCGAGCCGGACATCGAGGTGGTCGCCGAGGTAGGAAGGGGCGACGAGGTCGTTCCGGCCGCGCTCGAATCACGACCCGACGTCGCGCTGCTCGATGTGGAGATGCCAGGCGGTGACGGCATCACGGCGGCGGCCGAACTTCGGGAGCGGATGCCGGGCATCCGCGTGCTCATGGTGACGACGTTCGGTCGGCCAGGGTATCTGCGGAGGGCGATGCGGGCCGGAGTCGCCGGCTTCGTGGTCAAGGACACGCCGGCCAAGCGGCTCGCCGCCATCGTGCGCGACGTGGCCGACGGCATCCGCGTGATCGACCCGGAGCTGGCCGCCGAGTCCCTCGTCGCCGGGGAGTCGCCGCTCAGCGAGCGGGAGGCGGATGTGCTCAGGGCTGCCCAGTCGGGAGGGACCATCGCCGACGTGGCCGGGCAGTTGCATCTGTCGGAGGGCACGGTGCGCAACTACCTCTCGAGCGCGATCGGCAAAACGGACGCCCGCACCCGCGCAGAGGCGGTGCGCATCGCGCTCGACAACGGCTGGCTGTGA
- a CDS encoding sensor histidine kinase, protein MSSKLIDLEVPVPEPPADLDLRSGPRIPILGNVTPSGTIVFGGGRRSIVRFIAVLVSLSFVVSADIRSDEPWLIAYASVMVVVVAAAGSLAAVITWRVPRRLRLVVCACYLALAFAMWPVLQWNVCILWIFAAIVVGVSMFTTAMTGVLTVVIAALAFAFQYANGERGVELVWLPSIIASVSLMMSAFSRQAASIVQLQQTRHELAQLAVAEERGRVARDMHDILGHSLTAIAVKAELAGMLIDTDDGGKAREEAAAVEQLARAALADVRTTVAGYRGTSVAAELANARSVLTSAGIEAEFPATVEALPAADRELAGWLVREGVTNVLRHSNARICRILVEADRVEVADDGRGQGSGPTPQSSLGNGLRGLRERAETAGWRVETGSSELGGFRLSLLRGPTELSVESEPYGRDGANDDQAEPA, encoded by the coding sequence GTGTCATCGAAGCTGATCGACCTCGAGGTGCCGGTGCCCGAACCGCCGGCGGATCTCGACCTGCGCAGCGGTCCCAGGATCCCCATTCTGGGAAACGTCACCCCCAGCGGCACGATCGTCTTCGGGGGCGGACGACGCTCGATCGTGCGGTTCATCGCGGTGCTGGTGTCGCTGTCGTTCGTCGTGTCGGCCGACATCCGCAGCGATGAACCGTGGCTCATCGCCTACGCCTCGGTGATGGTCGTCGTGGTGGCTGCGGCAGGTTCACTGGCCGCGGTCATCACCTGGCGCGTTCCGCGCCGTCTGCGACTCGTGGTCTGCGCCTGCTATCTCGCACTCGCGTTCGCGATGTGGCCGGTGCTGCAGTGGAACGTCTGCATACTCTGGATCTTCGCGGCGATCGTCGTCGGCGTCAGCATGTTCACCACGGCGATGACCGGGGTTCTCACCGTGGTCATCGCCGCGCTCGCCTTCGCATTCCAGTATGCGAACGGCGAGCGAGGAGTCGAACTGGTGTGGCTGCCGTCGATCATCGCATCGGTCTCGCTCATGATGTCGGCGTTCTCCCGCCAGGCGGCGTCGATCGTTCAGCTCCAGCAGACTCGTCACGAGCTGGCCCAGCTCGCCGTGGCCGAGGAGCGTGGACGTGTCGCGCGGGACATGCACGACATCTTGGGGCACTCGCTCACTGCGATCGCCGTCAAGGCAGAGCTCGCCGGCATGCTGATCGACACCGACGACGGGGGGAAAGCGCGCGAGGAAGCCGCAGCCGTCGAGCAGCTCGCACGCGCCGCGCTGGCCGACGTGCGCACCACCGTCGCTGGCTACCGAGGAACCAGTGTGGCCGCCGAACTGGCGAACGCACGGTCCGTGCTCACCAGCGCGGGCATCGAGGCGGAGTTCCCCGCCACGGTGGAGGCACTGCCGGCCGCCGACCGGGAACTCGCAGGATGGCTCGTGCGCGAGGGCGTGACGAACGTGCTGCGACACTCGAACGCCCGGATCTGCCGCATTCTCGTGGAGGCCGATCGGGTGGAAGTCGCCGACGACGGGCGCGGTCAGGGATCCGGGCCGACACCGCAGTCCTCGCTCGGGAACGGGCTGCGCGGGCTGCGTGAGCGCGCGGAGACCGCCGGCTGGCGCGTGGAGACCGGCAGCAGCGAGCTCGGTGGGTTCCGGCTGTCCCTGCTCCGCGGCCCGACAGAGCTCAGCGTCGAGTCGGAGCCGTACGGTCGAGACGGTGCGAACGACGATCAGGCGGAGCCGGCATGA
- a CDS encoding ABC transporter permease, with product MTVLNPIAESRTVRPFGAFNLTYLWIELKRKLRNRRTLVLTLVFPVVLYLLVGYPQRNVALGDTPVAQGGVSVAAYIMISMALYGAMMSATTAGGSVAIERTQGWSRQLRLTPVSAVANVATKIIAGLVVGLIAVVATFAVGALTGVRLPLDDWLLSGLAVWLLGTLVFTALGLMIGYLVPSENAMQFVSLAIVLLSFLGGLFIPVTQMPDVMRDIAVWTPVYGIGELGRAPLTGDAFNVLALLNALAWLVIFAVGTALLFRRDTKRG from the coding sequence ATGACCGTCCTGAACCCCATCGCCGAGTCGCGCACCGTGCGCCCGTTCGGCGCCTTCAACCTCACCTACCTGTGGATCGAACTCAAGCGCAAGCTGCGCAACAGGCGCACGCTGGTTCTCACCCTCGTCTTCCCCGTCGTGCTCTACCTCCTGGTCGGATACCCGCAACGGAACGTCGCGCTGGGAGACACCCCTGTCGCGCAGGGTGGTGTCTCCGTCGCCGCCTACATCATGATCTCCATGGCACTGTACGGCGCCATGATGTCGGCCACCACGGCAGGCGGATCCGTGGCCATCGAGCGCACCCAGGGCTGGAGCCGACAGTTGCGCCTCACTCCGGTGAGCGCGGTGGCGAACGTGGCGACCAAGATCATCGCCGGGCTCGTGGTCGGCCTCATCGCCGTGGTGGCGACGTTCGCCGTCGGCGCGCTCACCGGTGTGCGGCTGCCCCTGGACGATTGGCTGCTCTCCGGGCTCGCAGTCTGGCTGCTGGGCACGCTCGTGTTCACGGCGCTCGGCCTGATGATCGGCTACCTCGTTCCGAGCGAGAACGCCATGCAGTTCGTCAGTCTCGCCATCGTTCTGCTGTCGTTCCTCGGCGGCCTTTTCATTCCGGTGACGCAGATGCCCGACGTGATGCGCGACATCGCCGTGTGGACTCCGGTCTACGGCATCGGTGAGCTGGGACGGGCACCGCTGACGGGCGATGCCTTCAACGTTCTTGCCCTGTTGAATGCGCTCGCCTGGCTCGTGATCTTCGCCGTCGGCACCGCGCTGCTTTTCCGCCGCGACACCAAGCGCGGCTGA
- a CDS encoding ABC transporter ATP-binding protein, with product MDTNPLLNERTADASRRVPAVDARGITKRFGQVLAVDGIDLTIAPGEIVAFLGPNGAGKSTTIDMLLGLSQPDEGEVSIFGGSPRAAIARGLVSAVLQTGGLLNDLTVRETVTLTASFFTAPSPVETVLERAGILDIAERRVGKCSGGQQQRLRFALALLSDPGLLILDEPTTGMDVDGRRSFWQAIRADAARGRTVVFATHYLEEADLYADRIVLVRKGRIVADGTSAEIKNLASGRVVRATLPDADVAALGALPGVTSAETRGDAVIVTTTDSDTAARYLLTRTAAVDLEVTSHNLEDAFVALTGDDDADLPATVSTADRKA from the coding sequence ATGGACACGAACCCTCTCCTCAACGAGCGCACTGCGGATGCCTCGCGGCGCGTTCCCGCCGTCGACGCGCGCGGCATCACCAAACGCTTCGGCCAGGTGCTCGCCGTCGATGGCATCGACCTCACGATCGCCCCGGGCGAGATCGTCGCCTTCCTCGGCCCGAACGGCGCCGGGAAGTCGACCACGATCGACATGCTCCTCGGCCTCAGCCAGCCCGACGAGGGCGAGGTGAGCATCTTCGGCGGCAGCCCACGGGCCGCGATCGCCCGCGGTCTCGTCTCGGCAGTGCTGCAGACGGGCGGGCTCTTGAACGACCTGACCGTGCGCGAGACGGTCACGCTGACCGCGAGCTTCTTCACCGCACCGAGTCCAGTCGAGACGGTTCTCGAGCGTGCCGGAATCCTCGACATCGCCGAACGACGGGTGGGCAAGTGCTCGGGCGGACAACAGCAGCGGCTGCGTTTCGCTCTGGCCCTGCTCTCCGACCCCGGACTGCTCATCCTCGACGAGCCGACCACCGGCATGGACGTCGACGGACGCCGCAGCTTCTGGCAGGCCATTCGAGCGGATGCCGCACGCGGCCGCACCGTCGTGTTCGCCACGCACTACCTCGAGGAGGCCGACCTCTACGCGGACCGCATCGTGTTGGTGCGCAAGGGCCGCATCGTCGCTGACGGGACGTCCGCCGAGATCAAGAACCTGGCATCCGGACGCGTCGTGCGCGCCACGCTGCCCGACGCGGACGTGGCCGCGCTGGGTGCGTTGCCCGGAGTCACGTCGGCCGAGACCAGGGGAGACGCGGTGATCGTGACGACGACGGACTCGGACACCGCCGCCCGCTACCTGCTCACGCGGACGGCAGCGGTCGACCTCGAGGTGACCTCGCACAACCTCGAGGACGCATTCGTCGCACTCACCGGCGACGATGACGCCGACCTTCCCGCCACTGTGTCCACCGCCGACCGAAAGGCCTGA
- a CDS encoding ATP-binding cassette domain-containing protein: MAEGLQFESVRILRDETAVVTDLDLSIAPGSTVAIIGASSACRAVLEAVVGTRAPAGGRVLLDGSPVDPATVGVVTQRHELIGSLSAAENVAVRMLARGNRRPSDWSEIERLLTALRLPESSWHNLLEQLSGGQQQRVAVARALIGTPAILCLDDPTSELDPVSSTAVWDQVSAATRRGAIAVVATTDEQVICAADHLIELTG; the protein is encoded by the coding sequence GTGGCTGAGGGTTTGCAGTTCGAGAGCGTGCGGATTCTCCGGGACGAGACAGCTGTCGTGACCGACCTCGATCTGAGCATCGCCCCCGGATCCACCGTCGCGATCATCGGCGCCTCGAGCGCGTGCCGTGCTGTTCTCGAGGCGGTCGTCGGCACTCGAGCTCCCGCCGGCGGCCGCGTCCTGCTGGACGGCTCGCCTGTCGATCCCGCCACGGTCGGCGTCGTCACCCAGCGGCACGAGCTGATCGGGAGCCTGAGCGCCGCGGAGAACGTCGCCGTGCGGATGCTCGCTCGGGGGAACCGCCGCCCGTCTGACTGGTCCGAGATCGAACGGCTGCTGACCGCGCTGCGCCTGCCCGAGTCGAGCTGGCACAATCTGCTCGAGCAGCTCTCCGGCGGCCAGCAGCAGCGCGTGGCGGTCGCACGGGCGCTCATCGGTACGCCTGCGATCCTGTGCCTGGACGACCCGACGAGCGAGCTCGACCCGGTCAGCAGCACGGCGGTGTGGGATCAGGTGTCCGCTGCGACCCGGCGAGGCGCGATCGCCGTCGTGGCGACAACGGACGAGCAGGTGATCTGCGCCGCCGATCACCTCATCGAGCTGACCGGGTGA
- a CDS encoding ATP-binding cassette domain-containing protein, whose product MTTRSAPSDAAESFPALRCSGLVHVYREAGTDVAALRGIDLVVEPGQRVALLGPSGSGKSTLLTVVAGIMRPSAGKVAVFGTDLGNAKESDLRRLRAGTLGLMLQGASTNLLLHETAAANVEWALRGLARGDARVADQLLDAAGLLADDRLAGAMSPAEQQMLALAVAMAARPRLLLADEPTSQLDHADRDKLLGLLVEIADQQGTAVLLVTHDEVVASRMQRSIHLRDGRIGEEATAAGRYAVIGADGSVPLPEALRAEWGAGALVSIDAVAPGELRIRAAEAGAARG is encoded by the coding sequence ATGACCACTCGCTCAGCGCCCTCGGATGCCGCCGAGAGCTTCCCCGCTCTGCGCTGCTCGGGGCTCGTGCACGTCTACCGCGAAGCTGGAACCGACGTGGCCGCGCTGCGCGGCATCGACCTCGTGGTCGAGCCCGGGCAGAGGGTTGCGCTGCTGGGACCTTCCGGGTCGGGCAAGTCGACGTTGCTGACGGTCGTCGCGGGCATCATGCGGCCCTCGGCCGGAAAGGTCGCTGTCTTCGGCACGGATCTCGGCAACGCGAAGGAGAGCGACCTGCGACGGTTGCGGGCCGGCACGCTCGGGCTGATGCTGCAGGGTGCATCCACGAACCTGTTGCTGCACGAGACGGCGGCCGCGAACGTCGAGTGGGCGCTGCGGGGGCTCGCGCGCGGCGACGCCCGGGTCGCCGATCAGCTCCTGGACGCCGCGGGACTCCTCGCGGATGATCGACTGGCGGGTGCGATGAGCCCCGCCGAGCAGCAGATGCTCGCACTCGCCGTCGCGATGGCGGCCCGGCCGCGACTGCTCCTCGCCGACGAGCCGACGAGCCAGCTCGACCATGCGGACCGTGACAAGCTGCTGGGACTGCTGGTCGAGATCGCCGACCAGCAGGGCACCGCGGTGCTGCTCGTCACGCACGACGAGGTGGTCGCCTCGCGGATGCAGCGCAGTATCCACCTGCGCGACGGGCGGATCGGGGAGGAGGCGACCGCCGCCGGGCGGTACGCCGTGATCGGTGCGGACGGCTCTGTCCCGCTTCCAGAGGCGCTGCGTGCGGAGTGGGGCGCCGGCGCCCTCGTATCCATCGATGCCGTCGCCCCAGGCGAGCTCCGCATCCGCGCGGCCGAGGCAGGAGCAGCGCGTGGCTGA
- a CDS encoding FtsX-like permease family protein produces the protein MIVDEERDGVRRQTGRSVFWIGSVRRRPASFVWLLALSTIAMVVSVLAPMLVRAVDEATLAQTVQRAGAGRTAIVAASDIQTGSAGGGLVSAEAVTDVVHSRVWGAPFHVMDSSTAYSWVQTGGHAHGSAAVAAPATTCGATTFVSGRCPVDDGEVAVAKATAGTTVKVGASLELDAAPAVTLKVVGIYDDRRGTGAVLKSPSQMAEPGDGSAAPDLVVTRAQFEHLRIGGTAYSLRLLNRTVTLDDLPGIRADIQRAQDETLTAVSAANGTRASSGLLGVVDALQPQQGAAATLLAVLALEALGLAWFAEALLVQRIGRDRAAEWGLARLRGLPRRRHLASVFVEPTVAVVAGSVIGAAIGIGSAQLAVTMVLGPGVRVDPLQPLVIGAAALTVVGSLVALVAASVRSARLPLSVLLRETAEPRTISRPALIGQTAIVLLALVVIYSLVSQTSISGPQVTLLAPAVVAVLIGIVGLRLAIALIRRVTRKVPRSLNGLLVGRRLSRTPSALYVAVMVTMGLAVVTYSAQTAVVADRLQDQRAAASLGASEAVTVSVPSNVDFLQSVRRADPSGTQAMAVELLPSRGDAPSLIAVDASRLAAVSSWDPAWGGSSAAALRAKLSPPTGASMKLTGTRISIGLARVSNVGDEPPDQTGPFLMMVVQNASGWHDISFGAPRDGTLVGAIPCSGGCRVVWLGESRDGSDDSFATVMTITGFSTDTQPASRLSAWLDPDKWRNRIGEGSASVLTPGAVLRSREDGLGLEFTGAAGSTASIAPQDAPEPLPAVVGPSTDVTRYPGISNAFVGAGPDQSRLLLQQVQRAHILPGVLGDGAMVDLAVADKVADPARSVASHEVWLSPGAHPQVMAALARDRIHVTGTTTLSSVEHRFASEAAPRSAQLGLAVGAGALLLLLLGVIAIRIVGAPGRRRDTESLRIAGVPERRLRAVAFIDMLVPIGLAVVLGAAAGVVAFALTVPHLPLTRGDGAVPPPDYSVAPVPLALTVVGVLVLVAVVAWVSARLELRVRRPR, from the coding sequence GTGATCGTGGACGAAGAGCGCGATGGGGTGCGGAGGCAGACAGGTCGATCCGTCTTCTGGATCGGCAGCGTGCGGCGGCGGCCGGCCTCGTTCGTGTGGCTTCTGGCCCTCTCCACGATCGCGATGGTCGTCTCCGTGCTCGCGCCGATGCTGGTCCGCGCTGTCGACGAGGCCACCCTGGCGCAGACCGTGCAACGAGCGGGCGCCGGCCGCACCGCGATAGTCGCGGCATCCGATATCCAGACGGGGTCGGCGGGGGGCGGTCTCGTCTCGGCAGAGGCGGTCACGGACGTGGTGCACTCGCGCGTCTGGGGGGCGCCGTTCCATGTGATGGACTCGAGCACGGCGTACTCCTGGGTGCAGACAGGCGGGCACGCGCACGGGAGTGCAGCCGTCGCAGCTCCCGCGACCACCTGCGGTGCCACCACCTTCGTCTCCGGGCGGTGCCCCGTCGACGACGGTGAGGTCGCGGTGGCCAAGGCGACCGCCGGCACGACCGTGAAGGTGGGGGCGTCGCTCGAGCTGGACGCCGCACCCGCGGTGACTCTGAAGGTGGTTGGCATCTACGACGATCGCCGTGGCACGGGCGCTGTCCTGAAGAGTCCGTCGCAGATGGCCGAGCCCGGTGACGGCTCGGCAGCCCCGGACCTGGTGGTCACTCGGGCGCAGTTCGAGCACCTGCGCATCGGTGGGACGGCTTATTCGCTGAGGCTCCTGAACCGGACGGTGACGCTCGACGATCTGCCGGGTATCCGTGCCGACATCCAGCGGGCCCAGGATGAGACGCTCACCGCAGTCAGCGCCGCAAACGGCACCCGAGCGAGCTCCGGACTACTCGGGGTCGTCGACGCACTCCAGCCGCAGCAGGGCGCCGCTGCGACCCTGCTCGCTGTTCTCGCTCTCGAGGCGCTCGGGCTGGCCTGGTTCGCGGAGGCCTTGCTGGTGCAGCGGATCGGTCGCGATCGCGCGGCGGAGTGGGGGCTCGCCCGGCTTCGCGGGCTGCCGCGCCGCCGCCATCTCGCGTCGGTCTTCGTCGAACCGACCGTCGCTGTGGTCGCCGGCTCCGTCATCGGCGCCGCGATCGGAATCGGCTCGGCCCAGCTGGCGGTGACCATGGTGCTCGGGCCCGGCGTAAGGGTCGACCCGCTTCAGCCCCTGGTGATCGGGGCCGCCGCCCTGACCGTCGTGGGGTCGCTGGTGGCCCTCGTCGCGGCGAGCGTGCGGTCTGCCCGGCTCCCGCTGTCGGTACTGCTGCGCGAGACCGCTGAGCCTCGCACGATCTCACGTCCCGCTCTCATCGGGCAGACGGCCATCGTGCTGCTCGCCCTCGTCGTCATCTACTCACTTGTGTCGCAGACCAGCATCAGCGGCCCCCAGGTGACCCTTCTCGCGCCGGCGGTGGTCGCGGTCCTCATCGGCATCGTCGGGCTCCGTCTGGCCATCGCGCTCATACGGCGGGTCACGAGGAAGGTGCCGAGGTCCCTGAACGGGCTGCTGGTCGGCCGGCGACTCAGTCGTACCCCGTCTGCACTGTACGTCGCCGTGATGGTGACGATGGGGCTCGCCGTCGTCACATACTCCGCTCAGACGGCGGTGGTGGCGGATCGTCTGCAGGATCAGCGTGCCGCGGCATCGCTGGGGGCGAGCGAGGCGGTGACCGTCTCCGTGCCGTCGAACGTCGATTTCCTGCAGTCGGTCCGGCGAGCGGACCCGAGCGGGACCCAGGCGATGGCCGTGGAGCTGCTTCCGAGCAGGGGAGACGCCCCGTCATTGATCGCGGTAGACGCCTCCAGACTGGCCGCGGTCTCCTCGTGGGACCCCGCTTGGGGCGGGTCCAGCGCGGCGGCACTGCGTGCGAAGCTGTCCCCTCCGACCGGCGCGTCGATGAAACTCACCGGAACGCGGATCTCGATCGGGCTCGCGCGGGTGAGCAACGTCGGAGACGAACCACCGGACCAGACCGGGCCGTTCCTCATGATGGTCGTGCAGAACGCGAGCGGCTGGCACGACATCTCCTTCGGTGCACCGCGTGACGGCACGCTCGTCGGCGCAATCCCTTGTTCCGGCGGATGCCGAGTGGTCTGGCTCGGCGAGAGCCGTGACGGTTCGGACGACTCCTTCGCGACGGTGATGACCATCACCGGGTTCTCGACCGATACGCAGCCGGCGTCTCGGCTGTCGGCCTGGCTCGACCCGGACAAGTGGCGCAATCGCATCGGAGAGGGATCCGCGTCGGTGCTGACCCCGGGCGCCGTGCTGAGAAGCCGGGAAGACGGTCTGGGACTCGAATTCACCGGTGCGGCGGGCAGCACGGCGAGCATCGCCCCGCAGGATGCGCCCGAGCCGCTGCCCGCCGTCGTCGGCCCGTCGACCGATGTCACCCGCTATCCAGGGATCTCAAACGCGTTCGTGGGGGCCGGGCCCGACCAGAGCAGGCTGCTGCTGCAGCAGGTGCAGCGCGCGCACATCCTCCCCGGGGTGCTGGGCGACGGGGCGATGGTCGACCTGGCCGTCGCGGACAAGGTCGCGGATCCGGCGCGGAGCGTCGCGAGCCATGAGGTGTGGCTCTCCCCGGGAGCTCATCCCCAGGTGATGGCGGCCCTGGCCCGGGATCGGATCCACGTGACGGGAACGACGACCCTCAGCAGTGTCGAGCACCGGTTCGCCAGCGAGGCGGCGCCGAGATCGGCACAGCTCGGCCTCGCCGTCGGGGCCGGTGCGCTGCTGCTCTTGTTGCTCGGCGTCATCGCCATCCGCATCGTCGGAGCCCCGGGCCGCCGCCGCGACACGGAATCCCTGCGCATCGCCGGGGTTCCCGAGAGACGACTCCGTGCGGTGGCCTTCATCGACATGCTCGTTCCGATCGGGCTCGCCGTCGTGCTCGGCGCCGCCGCCGGCGTGGTCGCATTCGCGCTGACCGTGCCGCACCTTCCGCTCACCCGAGGCGACGGTGCGGTCCCGCCGCCGGACTACTCCGTGGCTCCGGTGCCTCTTGCCTTGACTGTCGTCGGCGTTCTCGTCCTGGTCGCCGTCGTCGCGTGGGTCAGCGCACGCCTCGAGCTGCGGGTCAGGAGACCGCGATGA